A single genomic interval of Streptomyces graminofaciens harbors:
- a CDS encoding pectate lyase: protein MTSATRPRARTRALTGTLAAFSLSFGMIMTSGASTASAATWPTPTSSKPVTSTIKVTGTRDGGMVRYYGSGDLAGDGQEEGQDPIFELAAGATLKNVIIGAPGADGIHCEGNCTLQNVWWEDVGEDAATFRGGSTYTVTGGGAKKAADKVFQHNGPGTLNISNFAVSEFKTLYRSCGDCSTQYTRKVNLNNIEVTGTGSTARLVGINVNRNDVATLRRITILNDSGRKVVPCQKYNNNDSAGTGPDSTNCLYSASDITYR, encoded by the coding sequence ATGACTTCTGCAACACGTCCGCGTGCCCGCACGCGCGCGCTGACCGGCACGCTCGCCGCGTTCAGCCTCTCGTTTGGCATGATCATGACTAGCGGGGCCTCGACCGCTAGCGCCGCCACCTGGCCGACACCGACCAGCAGCAAGCCGGTGACCTCGACCATCAAGGTGACCGGCACCAGGGACGGCGGCATGGTGCGCTACTACGGCAGCGGCGACCTGGCCGGCGACGGTCAGGAAGAGGGCCAGGACCCGATCTTCGAGCTCGCGGCCGGCGCGACACTGAAGAACGTCATCATCGGCGCGCCCGGCGCCGACGGCATCCACTGCGAGGGCAACTGCACGCTGCAGAACGTGTGGTGGGAGGACGTCGGCGAGGACGCGGCGACCTTCCGCGGCGGCTCCACCTACACGGTGACCGGCGGCGGCGCCAAGAAGGCGGCCGACAAGGTCTTCCAGCACAACGGGCCGGGCACCCTGAACATCTCCAACTTCGCCGTCAGCGAGTTCAAGACGCTCTACCGCTCGTGCGGCGACTGCTCCACTCAGTACACACGCAAGGTCAACCTCAACAACATCGAGGTCACCGGGACGGGTTCGACCGCACGGCTCGTCGGCATCAACGTCAACCGCAACGACGTCGCGACCCTGCGCAGGATCACGATCCTCAACGACAGCGGTCGCAAGGTCGTCCCGTGCCAGAAGTACAACAACAACGACTCGGCCGGTACGGGCCCCGACAGCACCAACTGCCTGTACTCCGCCTCGGACATCACCTACAGGTGA